A window of the Podospora bellae-mahoneyi strain CBS 112042 chromosome 6, whole genome shotgun sequence genome harbors these coding sequences:
- a CDS encoding hypothetical protein (COG:O; EggNog:ENOG503NWYM): MPVAGARALLSAKAGVAAPSRQVLPRVAAASAFHIQHHGALPHRTVKRGFHTSPSSLARPEDGENNPPPAATEENPPKNDTTNDKNKPEQQPENNKPTETEPAPAPETSSAAAIAAAAKRAQLRTSGYGSARARANRIPRVEEIPQLEPDEFFLENNVSLYEDRPLGSLDTLLFPLLSEDQERILSETEAEINEQALSEKAAEYYKSRMVELAGDKEVLDRLVGRFQRVYNAAFLQVVALGHKPTDTPEKVLDVRELRELVTDQYERLVSWEEGRLQKEAREYLEAHGGETVKSLLFESPLSKKPESEYSVCRELLAAVRSQLHTPPPPGMGGMKSEARRPVQLFTVLNRKGMAVPMEVVDDIATELAADVVHLSAMDLGRMLGKHMGQNLYLNRGSLSMLGYAAAEMNGRTVARADAEGEEGGMAGMVAVALPSRLRSYFSSRGESTAGMGLDGKWDDLKLTNALSALIEAADVKRGMRDGETEQRDLIVHIHDYVEIGALQSSLLNKIRTIVDRMWHNGRRAVIVASSASELKNSGGQWRDQIAEIGREGTHIIPFYSHEHQHEEGASENVLDNLMNIGEMVQAMMGADADVIFHRQLLRNKPLLYMNWTGTEKDKRLVNLLKQHVFDAQWVYRVATLLVGVRKPGLKRFSFDHLKHVLDFMSERDEHWKKIVPAVKPPYYSPLFTPRSPQMPNFFSGGPSDEFGQQSNGPSGTLPGGLLSKDLDQHEKKLASGLINAEDIHTTFDNIIVPQETKESLIGLTSLSLTRPEAFTYGVLKTERIPGCLLYGPPGTGKTLLAKAVAKESGANMLEVSAASINDMWLGQSEKNVRAIFSLARKLAPMVIFLDEADALLGARHNTPGRTAHRETITQFLREWDGMSDMRAFIMVATNRPFDLDEAVLRRLPRKILVDLPLGPEREKILGVMLKEEVLAEDVDLAQLAKETDLYSGSDLKNLCVSAAMEAVRQEVRDKEAWERERAAKLPEGEKAEGKVEEVSVFPEKRVREGGVEEVYEYPEKRVLTRKHFEKGLREISASISEDMDSLKAIRKFDEQYGDSGRRKKKKRGMGFEVVGDGKVVGTEEVRVRQVVTGV, from the coding sequence ATGCCTGTCGCCGGGGCGAGAGCCCTCCTGTCGGCAAaggctggtgttgctgctccAAGTCGACAAGTACTGCCCCGCGTTGCTGCCGCCTCCGCATTTCACATCCAGCATCATGGAGCGTTACCACATCGGACAGTAAAGAGAGGGTTCCatacctccccttcttctctcgcCAGGCCCGAAGATGGAGAgaacaaccctcctccagcagcaacagaggAGAACCCCCCCAAgaacgacaccaccaacgacaagaACAAACCCGAGCAACAACCCGAAAACAACAAACCTACCGAAACGGAGCCCGCCCCTGCGCCAGAAACCTCCTCCGCAGCAGCTATCGCCGCAGCCGCCAAAAGAGCCCAACTCCGCACCTCCGGGTATGGCTCCGCTCGCGCCCGTGCAAACCGCATCCCCCGCGTCGAGGAAATCCCCCAGCTCGAACCAGACGAGTTCTTCCTCGAGAACAATGTCTCCCTTTATGAAGACCGCCCCCTCGGATCCCTCGACACGCtactcttccccctcctaaGCGAGGACCAAGAGCGCATACTGTCCGAAACAGAAGCCGAGATCAACGAGCAGGCCTTGTCGGAGAAAGCAGCCGAGTACTACAAGTCAAGGATGGTGGAACTGGCGGGGGATAAGGAGGTGCTGGATAggctggtggggaggtttCAGAGGGTGTACAATGCCGCCTTCTTGCAGGTGGTTGCCTTGGGGCATAAGCCGACGGATACGCCCGAGAAGGTGCTTGATGtgagggagctgagggagttggtgacGGATCAGTATGAACGGCTTGTgagctgggaggaggggaggttgcaGAAGGAGGCGCGGGAGTATCTTGAGGCGCATGGGGGGGAGACGGTGAAAAGTTTATTGTTTGAGAGTCCATTGTCTAAAAAGCCCGAGTCGGAGTATTCTGTTTGCAGGGAGTTGCTTGCGGCGGTGAGGTCGCAGTTGCataccccgccgccgccggggatGGGCGGGATGAAAAGTGAGGCGCGGAGGCCGGTGCAGCTTTTCACGGTTTTGAATCGTAAGGGGATGGCGGTTccgatggaggtggtggatgatattGCGACTGAGCTCGCGGCGGATGTGGTGCACCTGAGTGCGATggatttggggaggatgcTGGGGAAGCATATGGGGCAGAATTTGTATCTGAACCGGGGGTCGTTGTCGATGCTGGGGTATGCGGCCGCGGAGATGAACGGGAGGACTGTGGCGAGGGCGGAtgcggaaggggaggaaggggggatggcggggatggtggctgttgctttgccttcgaggttgaggtcgtATTTTTCTTCGAGGGGGGAGAGCACGGCGGGGATGGGACTGGATGGGAAGTGGGATGATCTCAAGCTTACGAATGCGCTGAGTGCATTGATCGAGGCGGCGGATGTCAAACGGGGGATGAGAGATGGGGAGACGGAGCAGAGGGATCTGATTGTGCATATTCATGATTATGTCGAGATTGGGGCGCTGCAGAGCTCGCTTCTGAACAAGATCAGGACGATTGTTGATCGGATGTGGCAtaatgggaggagggcggtgattGTGGCTTCTTCGGCGAGCGAGTTGAAGAACTCGGGGGGGCAGTGGCGGGATCAAATTGCAGAGATTGGCCGTGAGGGGACGCATATCATTCCGTTTTATTCTCACGAGCATCAACACGAGGAGGGAGCTTCGGAGAATGTGCTGGACAACTTGATGAACATCGGGGAGATGGTGCAAGCCATGATGGGTGCTGATGCCGATGTCATCTTCCACAGGCAATTACTCCGTAACAAGCCTTTGTTATACATGAACTGGACAGGGaccgagaaggacaagaggCTTGTGAACCTGCTTAAACAGCATGTTTTTGATGCCCAGTGGGTATACCGGGTCGCCACCTTGCTTGTTGGGGTCAGGAAGCCAGGTCTCAAGCGCTTTTCGTTCGATCATCTGAAGCATGTCTTGGACTTTATGTCTGAAAGGGATGAGCATTGGAAAAAGATTGTCCCTGCCGTCAAGCCACCTTACTACTCGCCACTCTTCACACCACGGTCGCCTCAAATGCCCAATTTCTTCTCTGGGGGCCCCTCAGACGAGTTTGGGCAGCAGTCCAACGGCCCATCAGGGACTCTTCCGGGCGGTCTCTTGTCCAAGGACCTCGACCAGCacgagaagaagctcgcctCTGGCCTGATCAACGCGGAGGACATCCACACAACGTTTGACAACATCATCGTCCCGCAAGAGACAAAAGAATCCCTCATCGGactcacctccctctccctcacccgcccAGAAGCTTTTACTTATGGCGTGCTCAAGACTGAGCGCATCCCGGGTTGCTTGCTCTACGGCCCCCCGGGAACAGGCAagaccctcctcgccaaagcagTAGCCAAAGAATCGGGCGCAAACATGCTCGAGGTCTCCGCCGCGTCCATCAACGACATGTGGCTGGGTCAATCAGAGAAGAACGTCCGTGCGATCTTTTCTCTCGCTCGCAAGTTAGCCCCCATGGTTATCTTCCTTGATGAAGCCGACGCCTTGTTGGGTGCGAGGCATAACACACCTGGTCGAACCGCCCACCGGGAAACAATCACGCAGTTTCTCCGAGAATGGGACGGAATGTCTGACATGCGCGCCTTCATAATGGTAGCCACCAACCGCCCCTTTGACCTCGACGAGGCGGTCTTGCGGCGGCTGCCGAGGAAGATACTCGTTGACCTGCCCCTTGGCccggagagggagaagattcTGGGGGTTATGCTAAAGGAGGAGGTACTCGCAGAGGATGTCGACCTGGCCCAACTGGCGAAGGAGACGGATTTGTATTCCGGCTCTGACCTGAAGAATCTGTGTGTGTCGGCGGCCATGGAGGCGGTGAGGCAGGAGGTGAGGGATAAGGAGGCTTGGGAGAGGGAACGGGCTGCTAAGCTACCggaaggggagaaggcggaggggaaagtggaggaggtttcAGTGTTTCCCGAGAAGAGggtgcgggaggggggggtggaggaggtttatGAGTATCCGGAGAAGAGGGTGCTGACGAGGAAGCACTTTGAGAAGGGGCTGAGGGAGATTAGCGCCAGTATTTCGGAGGATATGGATAGTTTGAAGGCTATTAGGAAGTTTGATGAGCAGTATGGGGAttcggggaggaggaagaaaaagaagaggggaatggggtttgaggttgtgggggatgggaaggtggtggggacggaggaggttAGGGTTAGGCAGGTTGTTACTGGGGTTTAG
- a CDS encoding hypothetical protein (EggNog:ENOG503NUBJ; COG:E; COG:G) — protein MPHSTSHMRAPSQNRLSNANGSPAHNGTEKFPDFDAAHVFDSSAPNGGGRQQQQNGYGYSRESATQQQPEQRWHAHAHARRDSRVKWAPGAASSHAYGHARKRSSISTAIHRMRSGSMSQNAHEIADALRAPVSWKLISLCIMWYWSSALTNTSSKSILTAFDKPATLTIVQFGFVSSYCLILSGLASKFPKLRTLIPALKHPIRYPSRDVIRTTLPLAVFQIGGHLLSSTATSKIPVSLVHTIKGLSPLFTVLAYRFIFDIRYPRATYISLIPLTIGVMLACSSNKSQFGGQFLGILYALLATIIFVTQNIFSKRLFNEAARAEAEGLGVQSKKLDKLNLLCYSSGMAFICTLPIWFWSEGFHILTDFLYDGSVDLTVSPNSFDHGRLTVEYIFNGTFHFGQNILAFVLLSTVSPVTYSVASLLKRVFVIFITLIWFRNPTTRVQAVGIGLTFLGLWMYDRSSERNKADAKARRLTGDNLKGVEGGILPLSVKHNGGITASPQEMNGVFGRGGYGYTNGRVSSPNLVPPASSSGVGVVVNGDSKKSDDYVAGGNGGKGRNRGASNAAAAWLAPGTRAEETWRAGDGGTNSGGVEGSLVAAR, from the exons ATGCCACACTCGACCTCGCACATGCGGGCACCGTCGCAGAACCGACTGTCCAACGCAAACGGTAGCCCGGCGCACAACGGTACAGAAAAGTTCCCCGACTTTGATGCCGCCCACGTTTTCGATTCGAGCGCGCCGaatggaggaggaaggcagcagcaacagaatGGATACGGATACAGCAGGGAAAGTGCTacgcaacaacaaccagagcAACGTTGGCACGCCCACGCTCACGCCCGCCGCGACAGCAGAGTAAAATGGGCTCCCGGCGCCGCTTCCTCTCACGCATACGGCCATGCCAGGAAAAGGAGTAGCATCAGCACTGCCATCCACCGCATGCGCTCCGGGAGTATGAGCCAAAACGCCCACGAGATAGCCGACGCCCTCCGCGCTCCAGTATCATGGAAGCTCATT TCACTATGCATAATGTGGTACTGGTCCTCCGCCCtgaccaacacctcctccaagtccaTCCTCACGGCCTTTGACAAGCCCGCGACCCTTACCATCGTCCAATTCGGCTTTGTATCTTCCTACTGCCTCATCCTGTCAGGGCTCGCCTCCAAGTTCCCCAAACTACGAACCCTCATCCCAGCTCTCAAACATCCCATCCGATACCCATCCCGGGATGTAATCcgaaccaccctccccctggCCGTCTTCCAAATCGGCGGccatctcctctcctccaccgcgACATCCAAGATTCCCGTCTCGCTAGTCCACACAATCAAGGGCCTCTCCCCGTTATTCACCGTCTTAGCCTACCGCTTCATCTTCGACATCCGCTACCCCCGCGCCACATACATCTCGCTCATCCCTCTCACCATTGGAGTCATGCTCGCCTGCTCCAGCAACAAGAGCCAATTCGGCGGCCAattcctcggcatcctctACGCCCTCCTCGCAACCATCATATTCGTCACACAAAACATCTTTTCCAAGCGCTTGTTCAACGAAGCCGCCCGAGCGGAAGCAGAAGGGTTAGGAGTCCAGTCCAAGAAACTGGACAAGCTCAATCTCCTCTGCTACTCCTCAGGCATGGCCTTCATctgcaccctccccatctggTTCTGGTCGGAAGGGTTCCACATCCTTACTGATTTTTTGTATGATGGTTCAGTCGACTTGACGGTCTCACCAAACAGCTTTGATCACGGACGGTTGACGGTCGAGTACATTTTCAACGGAACTTTTCATTTTGGGCAGAATATCCTCGCgtttgtgttgttgtctACTGTGTCCCCGGTTACGTACTCGGTGGCTAGCTTGCTGAAGAGGGTGTTTGTCATTTTCATCACGCTGATTTGGTTCAGGAACCCGACGACGAGGGTGCAAGCTGTGGGGATTGGGCTGACgtttttggggttgtggatgTACGACCGGAGCAGTGAGAGGAATAAGGCGGATGCGAAGGCGAGGCGGTTGACGGGGGATAatttgaagggggtggagggggggatttTGCCTTTGAGTGTGAAGCATAATGGTGGCATCACGGCGTCGCCGCAAGAGATGAAtggggtttttgggaggggtgggtatGGGTATACGAATGGGAGGGTGTCGTCTCCTAACCTCGTGCCTCCGGCTTCGAGCAGCGGGGTAGGGGTCGTTGTTAATGGCGACAGTAAGAAGTCGGATGATTATGTTGCtggggggaatggggggaaggggaggaacaGGGGGGCGAGTAATGCGGCCGCTGCCTGGCTGGCTCCTGGGACTAGGGCGGAGGAGACATGGCgggcgggggatggggggacgaatagtggtggtgttgaggggagTTTAGTCGCTGcgaggtga
- a CDS encoding hypothetical protein (EggNog:ENOG503NUUD; COG:A; BUSCO:EOG09263QUM), whose protein sequence is MAAPKMTKNQMRRAKKKEQKKAQVENGSKAPEDTKDDTPRENGSLPEDQTPVADLEVKKDGDEDSKMDADGPIIDEIPLDDPAYADFKKAFEKYGMSLDDDDEVAKEANAGNKGEVFFDQDDEIPSEDEDAQPKMSKKKRKKLNKLSIAELKALVRTPEVVEWNDVSSSDPRLLVQIKAQRNIVPVPGHWSLKREYLSSKRGIEKPPFKLPQFIAETGITEMRDAVLEKQAEQTLKQKQRERVQPKMGKLDIDYQKLYDAFFRHQTKPDLTRFGDVYYEGKEWEADYKIFKAGELSEGLRDALGMQPGFPPPWLLQQQRIGPPPSYPTLKIPGLNAPLPPGASWGFQPGQWGKPPLDEYNRPLYGGDIFGLMVPGQPGYPTGAPAQPGQPAAAAAAYITPAEPIDRTLWGELQPPAEESEEEESEEEEEEDSDEEDGDHIPAGGIETSTGLETPGGYASALHPDASGIESSMGGEFDLRKQSRRGYETEEHPRSAYTVIPERQTRVEGFFGSDKTYDLGRHGAGLPVLGREDEESRKRKKPGDVEVSLDPDQLVREEGVSKEELKKRYEQGRREEGVGAQWNKSQFEEDLTDFIASESRKRQKRDEERRGERRR, encoded by the exons ATGGCGGCCCCAAAAATGACCAAGAACCAAATGCGCcgggcaaagaagaaggagcagaaaAAGGCACAGGTGGAG AACGGCTCAAAAGCCCCAGAAGATACCAAGGATGACACCCCAAGGGAAAACGGATCTCTACCAGAAGACCAAACACCCGTCGCCGATCTCGAAGTCAAGAAGGATGGCGATGAAGACTCAAAAATGGACGCCGATGGTCCCATCATCGACGAAATCCCATTGGACGACCCCGCCTACGCCGATTTCAAGAAAGCGTTCGAAAAGTACGGCATGAGcctggacgacgacgacgaggtaGCAAAAGAGGCCAACGCAGGCAACAAGGGCGAGGTCTTCTTTGACCAGGACGACGAGATTCCcagcgaagacgaagacgcGCAACCAAAGatgtccaagaagaagcgcaaaaagctcaacaagctctCCATCGCAGAGCTCAAGGCTCTCGTGCGGACcccagaggtggtggaatgGAACGATGTCTCGTCGTCAGATCCACGTTTGTTGGTACAAATCAAGGCGCAGCGCAATATTGTTCCTGTGCCTGGGCATTGGTCGTTGAAGCGTGAGTACCTCTCCAGCAAGCGTGGCATCGAGAAGCCGCCGTTCAAGCTCCCCCAGTTCATCGCCGAGACGGGCATCACCGAGATGCGAGATGCGGTGTTGGAGAAGCAGGCCGAGCAAACCCTCAAGCAGAAGCAGCGAGAGAGAGTACAGCCCAAGATGGGCAAGCTCGACATTGACTACCAAAAGCTCTACGATGCCTTCTTCCGCCACCAGACCAAGCCAGACCTGACTCGATTCGGTGACGTCTACTACGAAGGCAAAGAGTGGGAGGCCGACTACAAGATCTTTAAGGCTGGCGAACTCAGCGAAGGACTCCGGGATGCTCTAGGGATGCAACCAGGCTTTCCTCCCCCATGgctcctccagcaacaacgCATCGGTCCTCCCCCGTCTTACCCAACCCTCAAAATCCCGGGCTTGAAcgcccctctcccaccaggAGCTTCTTGGGGCTTCCAGCCTGGTCAATGGGGCAAACCCCCACTAGACGAATACAACCGTCCCCTCTACGGAGGCGATATTTTTGGCCTCATGGTCCCGGGACAGCCAGGGTACCCCACGGGCGCACCAGCTCAACCAGGCCAgcccgcagcagcagcagcagcgtaCATCACCCCGGCGGAACCAATTGACCGCACACTTTGGGGAGaactccaaccccccgccGAAGAgtcggaagaggaagaatccgaagaagaagaggaagaagactcggacgaggaagacggagACCACATCCCGGCCGGTGGGATCGAAACTTCCACCGGCCTCGAAACTCCAGGCGGATACGCCAGCGCACTCCACCCTGACGCCTCTGGTATTGAATCCAGCATGGGAGGTGAATTCGATCTCCGGAAACAGTCCCGCAGGGGCTACGAAACGGAGGAACACCCACGGTCGGCGTATACCGTCATCCCAGAAAGGCAAACGAGAGTGGAGGGCTTCTTTGGCTCGGATAAGACGTACGACTTGGGGAGACACGGGGCCGGGCTGCcggtgctggggagggaggatgaggagagcaggaagaggaagaagccgggggatgtggaggtcAGTCTTGATCCGGATcagctggtgagggaggagggggtgagcaaggaggagctgaagaagaggtatgagcaggggaggagggaggagggggtgggggcgCAGTGGAACAAGAGCCagtttgaggaggatttgACGGATTTTATTGCGAGTGAGAGCAGGAAGAGGCAGAAGAGGGACGAGGAAcggaggggggagagaaggagatga